From a single Streptomyces sp. 1331.2 genomic region:
- a CDS encoding GNAT family N-acetyltransferase, with protein MMLRDVRSEDVEAYVRMRCDPVMMAELGGPLSREQVEARLRKDVVEVAADRCWAKMIVPDGAEDGEVAGAVMLWPQEEDGAAYSEIGWMVLPEYQGRGLAKTAVRRVLDAAAADGRWGEVHANPGATNGPSNGICRALGFRLLGERDLDFAGRTLRTNHWVVLPGKHTGSGAE; from the coding sequence ATGATGCTGAGGGATGTTCGGTCGGAGGACGTCGAGGCGTACGTCCGGATGCGCTGCGACCCGGTGATGATGGCCGAGTTGGGCGGCCCGCTGTCCCGGGAGCAGGTGGAGGCCCGGCTGCGCAAGGACGTGGTCGAGGTGGCGGCGGACCGCTGCTGGGCCAAGATGATCGTCCCGGACGGCGCCGAGGACGGCGAGGTCGCTGGCGCGGTCATGCTCTGGCCGCAGGAGGAGGACGGCGCGGCGTACTCCGAGATCGGCTGGATGGTGCTGCCCGAGTACCAGGGGCGCGGCCTGGCCAAGACGGCCGTCCGCCGGGTGCTGGACGCCGCCGCCGCGGACGGCCGCTGGGGCGAGGTGCACGCCAACCCGGGCGCCACCAACGGCCCTTCCAACGGCATCTGTCGGGCGCTCGGCTTCCGGCTGCTCGGCGAGCGGGACCTGGACTTCGCCGGCCGCACCCTGCGCACCAACCACTGGGTCGTGCTGCCGGGGAAGCACACCGGATCGGGTGCGGAATGA
- a CDS encoding threonine/serine ThrE exporter family protein, producing the protein MPKRGRPGAGKRARGGRAAGQPRRTPPKPVHPADAPPTEGLLGHPAPPVEPTIVVPLAPPVPETRGLLAPEHEPHPEPAVEPHPVEPHPELTVETRLPGAAAAAPEDARPARRRSVAEDTLTPEEWRAAGYTPPTGIPIPELTAGAPGEAPWPDRMRTLLRTPMSERPSFERTARELHPSAGATRNVPRILDLTLRIGELLLASGEAAEDVEAAMLGIAHAYRLDRCEPQVTFTLIGISHQPSLVEPPVTADRVVRRRTSDYTRLNAVYVLVADITAERVSVNDAYRRLALIRRNRHPYPAWFLALTTGLLAGAATFLVGGRADDKAWLVFGSAFVAAVLGDRLASALAKRRLPEFYQFVAAAMPAAASGIILSFNDWGLRGSVVITGGLFALLPGRALVAAVQDGLTGFYITAAARLLEVIYLVAGIVIGVMVILYLGVGFEAKLKPDESLVGISYPPVQMVAAMLLTLAFATLLQTDRRTLALVTVNSGIGWASYGALVHNAGVNPIAATGVAAGLVGLFGQLMARYRNDSALPYVTAAIGPLMPGSALYLGMLAFAQGHSSAGLVSVFRAAAIAMALAVGVNLGGEIARLFLKLPVGAELPSLYPAVPRRAAKRTRGF; encoded by the coding sequence GTGCCTAAGCGGGGCCGACCGGGTGCGGGCAAGCGGGCGAGGGGAGGCCGGGCGGCGGGGCAGCCGCGGCGGACACCCCCGAAGCCGGTGCACCCCGCCGACGCCCCGCCCACCGAGGGCCTGCTCGGCCACCCGGCCCCGCCCGTCGAGCCCACCATCGTGGTCCCGCTCGCCCCGCCCGTCCCGGAGACCAGGGGCCTGCTGGCACCCGAGCACGAGCCGCACCCCGAGCCGGCCGTCGAGCCGCACCCCGTCGAGCCGCACCCCGAGCTGACCGTCGAGACGCGCCTGCCGGGTGCGGCTGCGGCGGCTCCCGAGGACGCCCGCCCGGCCCGGCGCCGCTCGGTCGCCGAGGACACCCTCACCCCCGAGGAGTGGCGGGCAGCCGGCTACACCCCGCCGACCGGCATCCCGATCCCGGAGCTGACCGCCGGCGCTCCCGGCGAGGCGCCCTGGCCGGACCGGATGCGCACGCTGCTGCGCACCCCGATGTCCGAGCGCCCCTCCTTCGAGCGGACCGCCCGCGAACTGCACCCCTCCGCGGGCGCCACCCGCAACGTGCCCCGCATCCTCGACCTGACCCTGCGCATCGGCGAGCTGCTGCTGGCCAGCGGCGAGGCCGCCGAGGACGTCGAGGCGGCGATGCTCGGCATCGCGCACGCCTACCGGCTGGACCGCTGCGAGCCGCAGGTCACCTTCACCCTGATCGGCATCTCGCACCAGCCCTCGCTGGTCGAGCCGCCGGTCACCGCCGACCGCGTGGTGCGCCGGCGCACCTCCGACTACACCCGGCTGAACGCGGTGTACGTGCTGGTCGCGGACATCACCGCGGAGCGGGTGTCGGTCAACGACGCCTACCGCCGGCTCGCCCTGATCCGCCGCAACCGGCACCCGTACCCGGCCTGGTTCCTCGCCCTGACCACCGGTCTGCTGGCCGGCGCGGCGACCTTCCTGGTCGGCGGGCGGGCCGACGACAAGGCCTGGCTGGTCTTCGGCAGCGCCTTCGTGGCGGCCGTGCTGGGCGACCGGCTGGCCTCCGCGCTGGCCAAGCGCCGGCTGCCGGAGTTCTACCAGTTCGTGGCGGCCGCGATGCCGGCCGCGGCCTCCGGGATCATCCTCTCCTTCAACGACTGGGGCCTGCGCGGCTCGGTCGTGATCACCGGCGGTCTGTTCGCCCTGTTGCCCGGGCGCGCCCTGGTCGCGGCCGTGCAGGACGGCCTGACCGGCTTCTACATCACCGCCGCGGCCCGGCTGCTGGAAGTGATCTACCTGGTCGCGGGCATCGTGATAGGCGTGATGGTGATCCTCTACCTGGGCGTCGGCTTCGAGGCGAAGCTGAAGCCGGACGAGAGCCTGGTGGGGATCAGCTACCCGCCGGTCCAGATGGTCGCCGCGATGCTGCTGACCCTGGCCTTCGCGACGCTGCTGCAGACCGACCGCCGCACGCTCGCCCTGGTCACGGTCAACAGCGGCATCGGCTGGGCCAGCTACGGCGCGCTGGTCCACAACGCGGGCGTCAACCCGATCGCGGCCACCGGCGTGGCGGCCGGCCTGGTCGGCCTCTTCGGCCAGCTGATGGCCCGCTACCGCAACGACTCGGCGCTGCCGTACGTGACCGCCGCGATCGGCCCGCTGATGCCGGGTTCGGCGCTCTACCTCGGGATGCTCGCCTTCGCCCAGGGGCACTCCAGCGCCGGCCTGGTGTCGGTCTTCCGGGCGGCGGCGATCGCCATGGCGTTGGCGGTCGGGGTGAACCTCGGTGGGGAGATCGCCCGGCTGTTTCTGAAGCTGCCGGTCGGCGCCGAGCTCCCCTCGCTCTACCCGGCGGTGCCGCGCCGGGCGGCCAAGCGCACCCGAGGGTTCTGA
- a CDS encoding C40 family peptidase: protein MARRFLPTLLLSFTALFGLLPAAQAAPSAPAPGEPATGEPAAGGSAAGGPTTGPAAGEEPYPSTEEIARARAEAEGKASSVAALETALTAARTELDRAGRGAEQAVEAYNGAQLTLTRARADEDAAARRAATAEGERSAAAEDAARLAAETYRQGVGAELSALNALLGAHGPREARDRATAVGQVSERTRQILDAATSTAATARTASAAARTATEAAEKAAAEVGAARARAEQRLAAQQSEVATAARRREHLLAELAAARHTTVELERRRRDALEAIAAREAEAAARAAAEQAAREAEAAEAAKAAAAAPPARPWSAEDAAAAVAFAKSKIGLPYVWGGEGPGGYDCSGLTMMAWRQAGRQLNHFAADQYAQSTPIGYRQLRPGDLVFWTDTGRAADIHHVGLYIGDDQMIEAPRVGMPIKQASLWIMGTPDFYARP, encoded by the coding sequence GTGGCGCGCAGGTTCCTGCCGACCCTCCTGTTGTCGTTCACCGCCCTGTTCGGGCTGCTTCCCGCGGCCCAGGCCGCGCCGTCCGCCCCGGCTCCCGGTGAACCTGCCACGGGCGAACCTGCCGCCGGCGGGTCGGCGGCCGGCGGACCGACGACCGGCCCCGCCGCGGGGGAGGAGCCGTACCCGAGCACCGAGGAGATCGCCCGCGCCCGCGCCGAGGCCGAGGGCAAGGCCTCCTCGGTCGCCGCCCTGGAGACCGCGCTCACCGCCGCCCGCACCGAACTGGACCGCGCCGGGCGCGGCGCCGAACAGGCCGTCGAGGCCTACAACGGCGCCCAGCTCACTCTCACCCGGGCCCGCGCCGACGAGGACGCCGCCGCGCGCCGCGCCGCCACCGCCGAGGGCGAGCGCTCGGCCGCCGCCGAGGACGCGGCCCGGCTCGCCGCCGAGACCTACCGCCAGGGCGTGGGCGCCGAACTGTCCGCGCTCAACGCCCTGCTCGGCGCCCACGGCCCGCGCGAAGCCCGCGACCGCGCCACCGCCGTCGGCCAGGTCAGCGAACGCACCCGGCAGATCCTGGACGCCGCCACCTCCACGGCCGCCACCGCTCGCACCGCCTCCGCCGCCGCCCGCACCGCCACCGAGGCAGCCGAGAAGGCCGCCGCCGAGGTCGGCGCGGCCCGGGCGAGGGCCGAACAGCGGCTGGCCGCCCAGCAGAGCGAGGTGGCCACCGCCGCCCGGCGCCGCGAACACCTGCTCGCCGAACTGGCCGCCGCCCGGCACACCACCGTCGAACTGGAACGCCGGCGCCGCGACGCACTGGAGGCGATCGCCGCCCGCGAGGCCGAGGCCGCCGCCCGCGCCGCCGCCGAACAGGCCGCCCGGGAGGCCGAGGCCGCCGAAGCCGCCAAGGCCGCCGCTGCCGCGCCCCCCGCCCGTCCGTGGTCCGCCGAGGACGCGGCCGCCGCCGTGGCCTTCGCCAAGTCCAAGATCGGCCTGCCGTACGTCTGGGGCGGCGAGGGCCCGGGCGGCTACGACTGCTCGGGGCTGACCATGATGGCCTGGCGCCAGGCCGGCCGGCAGCTCAACCACTTCGCCGCCGACCAGTACGCCCAGAGCACCCCGATCGGCTACCGCCAACTGCGCCCGGGCGACCTGGTCTTCTGGACGGACACCGGCCGCGCCGCGGACATCCACCACGTCGGCCTCTACATCGGCGACGACCAGATGATCGAGGCCCCCCGCGTGGGCATGCCGATCAAGCAGGCCAGCCTCTGGATCATGGGCACCCCGGACTTCTACGCCCGGCCCTGA